The Bicyclus anynana chromosome 9, ilBicAnyn1.1, whole genome shotgun sequence DNA window agttttgtgaTTGTCCTGGAAATCCATCCTATTTTTGCCATCGACAAAATACATTGAGCGATAGTTATTCACTTCCGATCAGATTGCTTACCTTCATGCTCCCTATTTAACTAGTTCTattaagaaaatactttaaaactacaaatttaaaataaaacaaaacacaaacttTAACAGTTCAGAGTACCTAGTGGacgttttcaatgttttcatactgtgcaTGTGCAtgtggaattgaaacagtagtgccactagatggcgctgttagaATTGATCAATTCCTTAGATATTTGCGTTTACGGTTACTTGATCgacacagtatgaaaacatacaACTGCTACTAGACACTGATATAAAATATCGAAATTTTTCAAGTGTGCATACTCATACGAGTATCTTTGAAGAAGGTAATATTCTTGCAAAACCTCAagacataaattataatatacctatagtccacaactttaggttttttacacaacaataatactactcaaaaaggttcttttaagcgacacttttcgtttcgattcacatacattttatttttaataataagctttacggctctgggttctagcccttttgagtccggattcacatacaacaaattaattatcacggaccaattatagaaagacctgccccgcaagacgttacctctctgtcaaacaaccaacgatctaacgcgttatcgattgtatcgatgtttcattgttgtaatcgttttcgtcgtctaaaaagctccctaataattccggtttgtgtagtaagtagtcagtcagtcaatggcatgaaaaacggtcaacaacttctaattcactaaaagatgacgtgacgtttaatttgaaaatatttctattttatttttgttattctttacatggtagcccttgatttcagtctcactcagtaactgatgttcagtcagtaactgatgatgcaatctaagatcgaagcgggctaacttgttaggaggaggatgaaaatccacacccctttcagtttctacacgacatcgtaccggaacgctaaatcgcttgtcggtacgccttcgcggtcgaagccttctaccagccagacctgaaacaattaagaaaacctcaatcggcccagccgggaatccaacccaggacctccgtcttgtaaatccaccgcgcataccactgcgccacggaggtcgtcaaaaacataattataattaataataaattaaaacaatatataaaagaaaaatcgattctattcttctaacgaacgaacgaacagcaaaacattgatccattaattgaatattctgtgtacagattataattattatttattcttgttaaattttttcgatgtgtgagtttacctcgtccccctctaaaaacgacagacaattttgttgctgcatttgggtgcgatgcatttccatgtctaattcctctatgttaattaaatagagtttgcagaaatacaacacaaacgacataaaaagaaccttaaataccccaagcagacatgagtcacaaaccattttgaaaaacaaagattgagttttatgggtgttaatatgcatttataaaattaaataagagctttaattaattttataaatcgtattatcgtattatcatatcaaaagaagaaagaagttgtaattcaaatgatgttttcttttattataatgtgaataaaatattttcatttattgcagaattaccttaaactatgattaattttttgattttgtattaagtgaaagaagatttgagatttgacagtttacacttcacagcacagaacactactttattttttgtctgtgactaatactcctacttcacagtattcgttaactaaatccagtttgttgtgcgtattttcttcccttataatttttgttatttcgttttgttctcgtttcgttgttattgtttattattgttatttgttgttcgtttactgtttttaattttatttagcttagtacgaaattaaattagcactttaaatcttaatattttacaaatagaggcctaaattgaaaagtagtgtcttaacaaactcatcaaattctacataaaaacgtatatctaacaataacccacactacgagaaaacgagtaaaaactacttgtcaagtttttaatttacgcctataatcgcgtacataattttcatagtcaagctacagttttctattagtaattgagttacagatagaaggacagacggacatgggtatgggtatcttcaagtcaagagtgaataggcatcttctaggcaagcgcgttctaccaaaggctgcctcatagcttacaatctagcgtacagctaagcggtgcttgcttatacataataaaaaaacaaaactataagggttctttattgaccacggaaccctaaatataagtgaaacattatctgttcgataaataacagtttataggaacataaaatataaaaaaaattgtctatcaaaggaagttttatttcatgacaatattcgtgaataatgctttagtaaaatgttgagcacccctgaatcatatgtttttgtttatttacattgtttaaaatacctacccgatctgactataaTAACATTATCGTGTACTCTCATCCTAATCCACATTAGGGTGCTAACGCGTCAATCACCAAGGGTAGGTATTACAACAGTGGATACTCTTCAACTcttcaaaaacaaaattgcaccccctttaaataaacaaagagACTCCAATTTCGATCCTCGTCGAATCAAAGTTTGAATTTTTCATTAGTAGTTCTCCTTTGTAGCGCGCGATGTGAATCgataataattgaattttttaaagcGGATTTTCGGAGCAAAAAAGCTTAATGAAACTTGTTTGTAAGTTTTATTGTTAAACTAATTCCTCTTTAGAAAAAATATGTTCCgtcaacaagaaaaaaaattgtgtttctAATGATTGatgttaaacattttttaagcaAAACTAAGTACAACATTTTGTGGACTTATTTTCGAGTTTAGaagagtatataaaaaaatcagatatctatgtaatgaaatatttattaaaattctaacACTTTTTTTACACTAATTATACTTTTACAACGGCTTTCCCGGTGTTGTCGCCATTCAACATTCCCAAAAACGCatcaaaaatgttttcaaaGCCCTCAGTTATGTGCTCTCTTGTCTTCAAATTCCCTGACTTGATCCACTTCGATATATCCGCAAATGCTTCTGGCCAACGGTCTCGCCATCGTGATACTAAGAAACCTTCTACTTTCAATTGCTTCATCACTATTGCTACTTGTAATATAGTAGCCTTCGGTAGGTTAGTTAAGTCATCATTGTAAGAACTAATACTTCCGCATACTGATACCCTGCCAAAGTCATTCATTTGGCTTATAATAATGCTACTTATTTCACCTCCAACATTATCAAAGTAACAATCAATGCCTTTGGGCGCAGCGTCCTTGAGAACCTTTTGTACATCAACAGTTTTGTAATTGAACGCTTTATCAAATCCAAGGTCCTTTTCCAACCAGTTAACTTTGTCGTCGGAGCCTGCAAAGCCGATCACTCGACAACCTTTTATCTTAGCGATTTGTCCCACTAGAGAACCTACGGCTCCTGCAGCACCAGTTACGACGACGGTCTCACCAGGTTTAGGTTGACATATTTCTAGAAATCCAAAGTAAGCTGTCGCACCTGGCATTCCCAAAGCTCCAACACCTAATGAACTCGATAATCCTTTGAAATCTGGCAACTTGTATAGCATATCAAATGGAGAATTAGCCACGTTAGCATTTATGATACTATAGTCACACCAGCCCTTGTGTGACATAACTCTTGTGCCAACCGGATACCGCGGGTCCTTCGATTCTTCCACCAATCCAACTTGAAATGAAAACTGATCAAATGGCACAGGAAACCGTGAGGTATACGCTCTTATGTATGGATCTACACTGACCCATTCGGTTTTAACTAAAATTTCACCATTCTGTATCGGCGGTAAATCACTCTCGACTATTTCGTAATCATCACGTTTAGGTGCACCCACAAAGTGTTGTTTGACAACGTATTTTCTAGCTTTGACCATTTTCTGTAATTGTTGAATCACGAATGAGTAAAATTCAACACTACgttgatataaaaataccaCAATTATCATAAGACTATTTGTCAGATATACATTAACTTATCAATAAGGCCAGGCGCGCACTACAAGTCTTTCGCGGCGCGGCAGAAAAATCTGCGATATATTGCTGTGcagcaaaacaaattaatatcagTAAATAAATGGTCATAATATAAGTAGCTATTAGTATTAGTAGAAGCTGTATTTCTGCCGTTTTAATTAGAGCACGCAAACAGAAAAAGCAATTTTGAGTGGAATACCCTCGTCTgcttaaactaaaataaataaagattattttataaacatcgtTTTGTATATACTTGTACAAGCAAAACGCCGTGAGGTGCTTACAGTCaaagcttttatataatatcatGTTAGATAACAATAGGAAGATGACCGCTGCAGGACTTTGTCGTTAAGTTAAAGTTTGAAGTCCCACATTTGACCGCGCGGCGGAACACGCGTGTGGTGTGTTCTCGACCTAATACTTATCTGTCGATAAAATTTGTGTCATAGTTTATTCGTAACAATAGTAATTAAAGTattattcttataattataagtattattGCTACACAGTGTTATtagaattttactttattagtaattttttaaatgtttttttttttatttttacgtagaaaaaaaaacaccctCCCTGATACCTAACTTATACACGCAACTTCATCGTTAATTTCGAATTTCCATCATTCGGTTCGTCCATTCTGGCCAAACATCTATTCATCTAAtctttacatcatcatcatcatcatcatcagcatcatgtcagtcgatggacgtccactgcaggacataggccttttgtagggacttctaaacatcacgatactgaaccgcctgtatccagcgaataccagcgactcgcttgatgtcatcagtccacctggtggggggtcgaccaacactgcgctttctggtgcgaggcctaaacttttatttatgttcataacatattaaatatttggtaaagctatattttttttctgtaagtcTAGAGTTTATTTCTGGAACTGGAACGTATATTATCTGGAacgtatatttttctttttaacgcACTCCAACCATATTTTCTTTGAACTTCTTCTTTTCTTGTATACTATcagtctaataaaaaaaaataacatttgacAAAGACTTTGAAAGATTTAAAATTTcttgttatttatgtataaaggtatctttatttttttattgtaatttttacgcGGAAAACCGCGGGTGccagtaaaaataaaatcaaaatggtTTCTCGCTTATTGCGTCGTTTTCAGCGAATCCGCTCGTTAGGTGCATTTTGTTTTGGTTCTTGCTTACATCGGGAATTCAGGTTAAGTTGATAACTATCCTGAAAGCCGTCGGTAAACTTTGCGGTTATGGAACTACGTACGCGGAAAtggagcttttattttttttttgtatttcttcaTTTCTCGCGTAAGGGGCAATTTGGTAACGATGCCCATCAGGTTTGGCTTACTCGTAGTTTACGGTGTTGCATTTCgcgattcagatttttttttattattatttacaagttagccctagactacaacctcgcctgatggtaagtgacgaagCAATTTAagatagcgggctaacttgttaggagtagaatgaaatccgcactcctttcggtatctacacgatatcgtaccggaacgctaaatcgcttggcggtacgtctttgtcagtaaggtggtaactagccacggccgaagcctcccaccagccagacctggaccaattaagaattgtcccagccagggatcgaacctaggacctctgtcttgtaaccgcgcataccactgcgccacggcggcCACCATTTTATATTCCAGCCATTTGGTAGGTATTTGGAACGTTTCCCGGGTGTTTTGATAATTAGTGATTTTATAGATTTGATGTGCTATTTGTTTTTTACGATAAGCGGTCGCGACATTGCAATTCGCGACCGCGTAACTTTGACGCTCGCGCGaccaaaaacatttatttgatgataaaatatttttttactttattaactatagaaaattttatagttttagcaCTCAAGCCGAGGCTAGTCACCACACTACTGATCCAAGCTACTTAGCACTCTGGTACGATGCCATGCTGTtatgtgattccgctattttaaactcgtcgatgtaatattcgcctatagcaagttttattagaatttgaactttatttctaagggatgccaaaaataaaatgtcactaacaacgaagttgccatggtaaggagcgatgtcacatcgctgtaacttacAGAATGCCtattaaaatacctattacctatctatactaatattataaaactgaaatgtttgtttgtttctttgtttgaacgcgctaatctcagaaactactggtccgatttgaaaaattctttcagtgttagatagcccatttatcgaggacggcTATAGACTATTTTctccacgtattcctacgggaacgggaaccacgcttgtgaaaccgcgcggcgtttactagttatatattatatacctatatatttcaGTCCTACACTCATGTTTAGTATATTTTGAGTCAACAGTAcaaagtttttcaaataaataaaaaaaagagatttttaCTGCAAGTAGGTAATACGGGATAAAATGCACTGCAGTTCACGGCACTGAGTGATTACGTGTCTAAAGGTGTTGTACGAGACTGCTACTACTCGTAAACGTCTCGACGTATTATCCTTGATgccttactacttactacttactacctAGTGTAGCCTAAtgtataacgtttttttttttttttttctgattgtgtaagtgccgtaggctccttatgggacctcagcggcgtcaccggggggtttgggcgagcgcagaagcatcgcctgatggggcccgaaggcagaagaaagtagtgggcggaacgactctctaagggcgtctcctctgagactcaggcctcgacttagagggccgttcgggaagggtgttttggcctgagtgtatcagtccgggcgcccccgagatcgtgagttaaaaagcccacgtctaggtgacgtcagatatcggggacctcgtcttcgccggcgaagacgctgtgtagcttgtgtttgtgttgcctgggaagcattgtcgttcgttatgtcatcgtcagatGTATAACGTACGATCAGGTACTTTAATGTGTGCACTATCTCTTAGACTATTGTTCTAAGAACACTCGTAAGAGACTTTTTTATGTTATACAACCTTACCTTACGTtaccagccgatagacgtccactgctggacataggcctcttgcgtggacctccaagcacaacgatttcgagccgccagcacccgcttgatatccgcggtccacctagtggggggtcgaccaacactgcgctttccggtgcggggtcgccattccagcaacttgggaccccaacgtccatcggctctttgaactatgtggcctgcccatttccaTGTGGTGAGTTTGAGGCGGCATGTAGTGTCAATTAAACACGTCTGACTGCGTTGAAAGAACTTTATTAACTATGACTAAATGGCTATTCATTACGATACATACAGTACAGTACTAATCTATGTGTAAGTGAgctaagagcagtgatagcccagtggatatgatctctgcctccgattccggagggtgtgggttcgaatccggttcggggcatgcacctccaacgtttcagttgtgtgcattttaagaaattaaatatcacgtgtctcaatcggtgaaggaaaacatcgtgaggaaacctgcataccagagaattatcttcattctctgcgtgtgtgaagtctgccaatccgcattgggccagcgtggtggaatattggcctaacccctctcaatctgagaggagactcgagctcagcagtgagccgaatatgggttgatgacgacgaagtgaGCTACACTAcagtcacttcagcttcgcgactcgttgagctatgtcagtgactttggttcatctgcggatctcctcattcctgattcgatcactctcCACTCcacagaaactccaagcatagctcgctccatcacccgctgagtgatttgatccaggcgagcgcttggctgcaatcatacTTGACAGttagcgatgatgcagcctatggtggaacgcacTTGCCTAAAAGTGAAGGTAGAAAGATTCAAAtctgtatatttgtttttacttataataCTCGTAGATCTAATCGATTACAATTTCTAGATCTACATTAgtaattatgaaatataaattttaaattatgaaaataattattcatttaaatattgatagaaCTAATTTATTTTCGCTCAAATCGACTTTCTTATGCAACTGTTATAGTAAGGCTGAACAAaggaaactaataaaaaattcaatttatcgACTCAATGAAAATCCAATtacatattgtttatttatttagagagGGTGCGTTTTAGTGCCAATTTTGGATTGAGATAGGGAGCGTAACAGAgtgagtaaaacttttttttggGCTCTACgaataactattatattatttcatgaCAGACCGTCTAAATTATAAACATACGATATCTGACAGATCAATCATATTGCTTATTAATTAGCTGTTACTTTTCAACCGATGAAAATcggatattttttatgtatgaacacgcgtAAGATTTTGctgtccgattttgataattttaataataactttaccGTGACCCTACCTTCcatgatcactttgaagtcacgatttgaattttcaaaattcaatattctTTGAAATTATTGAAGGTGTTGATATCCCTCGATCCCTCGTCTGTATTCCATCAACAGATCGATTCCAAACtttcattaaattgtagtgctttaaaatactaaatgaaaaaatttacaAACACACTGGGCacctatataatttttcaaagttcccctcaatttctccaagattccatcatcagatcttgacatgatggcaatatgaccttcaaaacaaaaaaaaaaaaattgaaatcggtccaggcgtcttcgctTCGCAGGAGTAATCgctgtacatacataaaaaataaaaaaaataccggtcaaattgagaacctcctctttctTTAAGGCGGTTAAAAATTGTAATCGATAGAAACTGCGCTATGCAATAGCAACTAAACTGTGTACCCATTTCatgttacattttattcatGTAACGGACATGAAAcgtaaaatcaactaaaaacgtGCGGCGTTCAAATAGGCGTTGACAAGCATTCAGCctctggttttttttatttttttagctttCAGTCAAATATTTTCCAAGCATTTAgcagcaaatatttttttaccgtgAAATTCCCTAGTTTTCACCATGAACGCACTGAAGGGTACAATTTGATTatgtaatgcattttttttcataaaaaataaaacgtcgaatcaaaaaggttttatacattttctgtttaactattttttttgtgaaattgaagcatatttagaaaaaaatgttagttttttttattctttacaagttagccctttactacaatctcacctgatggtaagtgatgatgcaatctaagatggaagcgggctaacttgttaggagtaggatgaaaatccacactcctttcggtctctacacgacatcgtaccggaacactaaattgaTTGGctgtacatctttgtcggtacggtggtaactaaccacggccgaagcctcccaccagccagacctggttactttatttgttatattaggTATGTATAGCTAGTTGTAATTCGCAGATTGGTCCGGATTCCCATGAATATCAGGAGGCTTTACCTATGGCAAAATTCATTTAGATCCGCCCAGTCGTTTTCTATTCAGTTTTCAGAAGTAGGACGTACATTGAAAAGTTGAAATTACTTCCCTTGAAGAAActgatgaaatttaaaaaaatcttttcatgtgaattccggagggtgtgggtttgaattcgGGTTCAAATGCACTTCCAaattctcagttgtgtgcattttaagaaattaaatatcacgtgtctcaaacggtgaaggaaacacccaccgtgaggaaacctgcataccagcgaattttcttaattctctacgtgtgtgaagtctactaatccgcattgggtcaaccTCTCaatctgacaggagactcgagctcagcagtgagccgaatatgggttgataatgatgaatgatggatCTACTCATAAACTtaaccaacggggcggggctcgaaccaccacccctcggagatgagtccgaccgctcttaccgttgagctattgattgTCACGATGTATGCAGAAGGCTTAGATACTGATTGTTACACTACAGAATATGCGTTACCCATCTGGACAAGCCCATCAAATATCCATCAAACAATCTGTGTCCGCACACACCATCGGCTCTTTAGAGCGCATCGCCACAATGGACCCATAGAAACTGTACAACAATGGTGTCGGTCGAGTCTACGCTATGCAGCTTCCCAATTTCCCGACGATGGCATGGATTCGttataagtatttttcattGAATGAAAATAGAATTTATTTAGGCAAAGTGTttaagaaccgtgatagcccggtagatatgacctctgcctccgattccagagggtgtgagtttgaatccggggcatgcacctccaactttacagttgtgtgttaagaaattaaatatcacgtgtctcaaatggtgaaggaaaaatatcgtgagtaaacctgcataccagagaattttcttaattctctgcgtgtgtgaagtctgccaatcctcgtTGGGCCAGAggggtggactattgacctaacccctctcaatctgagaggagactcgagttgaaatatgggttgataaatagCCAATGTTGGCAAAAGCAAAAACAAATGAAGCTTCATTCCCGGTTTGCTAGCCGGAGTCGATGCCTGGTCGTGGGTTTGATTTCTGCCCGTCAAGATATATTGCCCAATTCACACGATTTTCAACTTACTCGCTTTTcgacaaaaataaatacgaatTGCATACCTTAAAATCActtcaaaatatcaaatatcattGTTATGTCAGGTAACAATTTTCATCGAATtcggaagctaaaaatgtatgagtttaaaattacattaaaagatttttagttaatattggccttatttacccaaatgtgggatataaatcaatattttcaaaccatcatcccaattaaataaaatatcagctgtctattaaaaaaaacaacaaatcgGTCCATCCGGAAAATCGATAACAGCGTTTTAAGCCTAGTAATTTTGGAAAATGGGAGAAAAAGAAAGTACCTCTTTATTTTTCCCCGTTTTAATGTTAATACGTTACATACAAAATGTTTCCAACATGTACTTTGAACATACATACCCAATCAATTTAAAGTGCATCAACATACCCTGAAGCCATTGTAAATATGAACCgagtgtttaaaaataatccaCCGCCAAAGCATTTTGAACCTTcgtattacaaatattattgataatttAGTACAAAGGTTAAATTTAAAAGCGAATTGTAAATCACTCGGCCGGTATATGAATGATTTTTAATCCAATGTTTTATACTCGCCTTGCATCACTGGAATAGAATGGTAGGTATACCCACCttgaaactttatttataacttcatcatcatcatcatcatcatatcagccgatggacgcttactgcaggacataggccttttgtagggacttccaaacatcacaatcctgagccgcctgcatctagcaaatccctgcgactctcttgatgtcgtctgtccacctggttgggggtcgaccaacactgcgcttccttTCTCCTTtattactaaattaataaaataaaattaaagtatgtaCACAgccaaaat harbors:
- the LOC112048696 gene encoding prostaglandin reductase 1-like; translated protein: MVKARKYVVKQHFVGAPKRDDYEIVESDLPPIQNGEILVKTEWVSVDPYIRAYTSRFPVPFDQFSFQVGLVEESKDPRYPVGTRVMSHKGWCDYSIINANVANSPFDMLYKLPDFKGLSSSLGVGALGMPGATAYFGFLEICQPKPGETVVVTGAAGAVGSLVGQIAKIKGCRVIGFAGSDDKVNWLEKDLGFDKAFNYKTVDVQKVLKDAAPKGIDCYFDNVGGEISSIIISQMNDFGRVSVCGSISSYNDDLTNLPKATILQVAIVMKQLKVEGFLVSRWRDRWPEAFADISKWIKSGNLKTREHITEGFENIFDAFLGMLNGDNTGKAVVKV